In the Peptoclostridium acidaminophilum DSM 3953 genome, one interval contains:
- a CDS encoding RNA-guided endonuclease InsQ/TnpB family protein: MIKGLKIRLYPTPDQEHLMWQHIGSMRFVYNWALSRRSDEYRASGKMLSVADLGKELTQLKQTDEFSWLYEISNATLKESIRDLEKAYKGFFNGGGFPRFKSRKRSRTGFYSRYDKLYFKESMVNLEKIGKVRCRHDYGIDLTQVQKFSNPRVSYNGRCWVLAVGIEIEQEKPELTEVSLGIDLGIKQLAITNVDELDANNINKTARVRKLEKRLKRYQRQCSRKYENNRKGRSYRKTKNIAKIEKKIKKLHGRLANIRLNHIHQTTLAMVKTKPYRVVMEDLNVSGMMKNKHLSKAIMQQGFAAFIAQMKYKCEALGIEFVQVPRFYPSSKKCSHCGNIKKDLKLSDRTYKCECGFTCDRDKNAAYNLAGYGLA, encoded by the coding sequence TAGTATGAGATTTGTTTATAACTGGGCACTATCAAGACGCTCTGACGAGTACAGGGCAAGCGGCAAAATGCTGTCCGTTGCTGACCTTGGCAAAGAGCTGACTCAGTTAAAGCAGACAGATGAGTTTTCATGGCTGTATGAGATATCCAATGCAACGCTCAAAGAATCCATAAGAGACTTAGAAAAAGCGTATAAGGGATTCTTCAATGGCGGCGGCTTTCCAAGATTCAAAAGCAGGAAGCGATCAAGGACAGGGTTCTACTCAAGATATGACAAACTGTATTTCAAAGAAAGCATGGTCAATCTTGAAAAAATAGGCAAGGTCAGATGTAGGCACGACTATGGCATAGACCTGACGCAAGTTCAGAAATTCTCAAACCCAAGAGTCAGCTATAACGGTAGATGTTGGGTGCTCGCAGTAGGAATAGAAATAGAGCAGGAAAAGCCTGAACTTACAGAGGTATCGCTTGGCATAGACCTTGGCATCAAACAGCTTGCGATTACCAATGTAGACGAATTGGACGCTAATAACATAAATAAGACCGCAAGAGTTAGAAAGCTTGAGAAAAGACTTAAGCGATATCAAAGACAATGTTCGCGCAAGTATGAAAATAATCGTAAAGGGAGGAGTTACCGAAAAACTAAGAACATTGCAAAAATCGAAAAGAAGATAAAAAAGCTTCACGGAAGGCTTGCAAACATACGGCTCAACCATATACATCAGACAACATTAGCCATGGTGAAAACCAAGCCATATAGAGTTGTCATGGAAGACCTCAATGTTTCAGGCATGATGAAGAACAAGCACTTATCTAAAGCGATAATGCAGCAGGGCTTTGCGGCTTTCATAGCTCAGATGAAGTACAAATGCGAAGCTTTAGGCATAGAGTTTGTTCAAGTGCCGAGGTTCTACCCCTCAAGCAAGAAATGCTCGCATTGCGGAAATATCAAGAAAGACCTCAAGCTTTCGGATAGAACCTATAAGTGCGAATGCGGTTTCACATGCGACAGGGACAAGAATGCGGCTTATAACCTTGCAGGATATGGTTTGGCATAA
- a CDS encoding YjfB family protein gives MDIAALSIVMNQLKVQQDAGIAVMKMAMDTGKETAAQVTDMMETVAVDPNCGRHIDIRV, from the coding sequence ATGGACATAGCAGCACTGTCAATAGTTATGAACCAGTTAAAGGTGCAGCAGGATGCGGGTATCGCGGTAATGAAGATGGCAATGGATACAGGAAAGGAAACTGCAGCCCAAGTGACAGATATGATGGAGACTGTGGCTGTGGATCCCAACTGTGGCAGACACATCGACATAAGGGTCTAG
- a CDS encoding GntR family transcriptional regulator, with protein MFELDLRSRVPIYEQLVEKLKQLIISDMLRENEQLPAVRTLAKELTINPNTIQKAYRELERQGYIYSIPGKGSFVSESKSGVNIEKMNELKAELEKIVSELIFMGTDKGELIELIENVGDTGKRGEGDD; from the coding sequence ATGTTTGAGCTTGATTTGAGAAGCCGCGTCCCGATATACGAGCAGCTTGTGGAGAAGCTAAAGCAGCTTATAATAAGCGATATGCTCAGGGAAAACGAGCAGCTGCCTGCAGTGAGGACGTTGGCGAAGGAACTGACAATAAATCCGAACACAATACAAAAGGCTTACAGGGAGCTTGAGCGGCAGGGGTACATATACTCGATTCCGGGCAAGGGGAGCTTTGTGAGCGAATCGAAAAGTGGGGTGAATATTGAGAAGATGAACGAGCTTAAGGCGGAGCTGGAAAAGATAGTGTCGGAGCTTATATTCATGGGAACCGACAAGGGGGAGCTTATAGAGCTTATAGAAAATGTCGGGGATACTGGGAAAAGGGGTGAAGGCGATGATTAG
- a CDS encoding ABC transporter ATP-binding protein: MIRAQGISKAYHDVLALSSVNLDVRRGSIYGLIGSNGAGKTTLLKILSGIYRQDKGRLEIDAQEVFENEGLKQRVIFIPDNPYFLPQHTIDGMAEFYRGIYESFSDERYEKLREVFQIDTGKKVESLSKGMQRQVAFWLALSVMPDLLVLDEPLDGLDPVVRQRVKNLLIQDVAQRDMSVVISSHNLRELEDICDSIGILHRGEMVVQKDIDDFKSDVHKIQVAFRDMPEPRLYEGMDVLYREERGSVSMLIVRGRKAEVISKFKELQPVILDILPLTLEEIFIYEMGDIGYAIKDVFI; the protein is encoded by the coding sequence ATGATTAGGGCGCAAGGCATTTCAAAAGCATACCATGACGTGCTGGCTCTCAGCAGTGTCAACCTTGATGTCAGGCGGGGAAGCATATACGGCCTTATAGGCTCAAACGGAGCTGGCAAGACTACGCTCCTTAAAATACTCTCGGGGATATACAGACAGGACAAGGGCAGATTGGAGATAGACGCCCAGGAGGTTTTCGAAAACGAGGGCCTAAAGCAAAGGGTGATTTTCATACCTGACAATCCGTATTTCCTGCCCCAGCACACTATAGACGGCATGGCGGAGTTCTACAGGGGTATATACGAAAGCTTCAGCGACGAGCGATACGAGAAGCTGAGGGAAGTGTTCCAGATAGACACGGGAAAGAAGGTGGAGTCGCTTTCTAAGGGAATGCAAAGGCAGGTGGCGTTCTGGCTGGCGCTTTCTGTAATGCCTGACCTTCTCGTGCTCGACGAGCCGCTAGACGGCCTGGATCCCGTGGTCAGGCAGAGGGTCAAGAACCTTCTTATACAGGACGTGGCCCAGAGGGACATGAGCGTAGTAATATCCTCCCACAACCTGCGGGAGCTCGAGGATATATGCGACTCTATCGGCATACTTCATAGGGGCGAGATGGTAGTTCAAAAGGACATAGACGATTTCAAGTCAGACGTTCACAAGATACAGGTGGCTTTCAGGGACATGCCGGAGCCGAGGCTGTATGAAGGCATGGACGTGCTATACCGGGAGGAGCGCGGCAGTGTCAGCATGCTCATAGTAAGGGGCAGAAAGGCCGAAGTGATTTCGAAATTCAAGGAGCTTCAGCCGGTGATACTTGACATCTTGCCGCTGACTCTCGAAGAGATATTCATATACGAAATGGGGGATATAGGATATGCGATTAAAGACGTCTTTATTTAG
- a CDS encoding DUF6449 domain-containing protein: MKRFAWAFIGYFVMLSFAMPIQLIMKAGYLEEQGTYNPFEDIFRFGGFDVMLMAVVPVLAGVFLFRYMQSRRSADMYHSLPLGRDAIFNSKLAVGALLCLLPVVATGVICIALRSYIGLQEYFTFNAVLNWMYISVLFNMTLFLASVLVGMTTGISVMHWALTYIYLLLPVGLSALLVFNIKPFMHGFSEEYYLTEKVMYFSPLARMAELGSRFTMKPVEIGAYVAASTVMAAIAGLLYRARSTESYSRAVAFDVFEPVFRYGVTFCSMLLGGFFFGQTGNSMGWMIFGYVAGSVIGYLIVQMMLKRSLVIMDARTLAGYAGFAAAAVLIFGGMKLDITGFEKRIPQAGEVDRVYFGYGIYNYINGYEEAPFYTSEDNIKNVIAMHRKMAGDKKYLGSWGSGTGYASIGIVYELEGGKRLVRNYNVKLDEYSEFLKPVYESVEYKRANYRILTVAPEYVDKITLRPTQKSGNGISIVDNSEIKEFIELANKDIKEASFEELENTRGCSSSVSLLLSNNKSIDFMYNKGFENTRRWLEQKGYLSRAVLVPEDVSHIVVEKRTHEDAYSIEENEIKDNKSIKRFESRDKQQIAVCLDNLSDSYEPGHPYIIGIYTSGGDSFYATFDEESVPDFVESYFK; the protein is encoded by the coding sequence ATGAAAAGGTTCGCCTGGGCGTTCATAGGATATTTCGTAATGCTTTCCTTTGCAATGCCGATACAGCTGATAATGAAGGCTGGCTACCTGGAAGAGCAGGGGACCTACAATCCGTTTGAAGATATTTTCAGGTTCGGAGGCTTTGATGTGATGCTCATGGCTGTAGTGCCGGTGCTCGCCGGGGTGTTCCTTTTCAGGTACATGCAGTCAAGAAGGAGCGCCGACATGTATCACTCGCTGCCATTAGGAAGGGACGCCATATTCAACTCGAAGCTGGCAGTCGGGGCGTTGCTATGCTTGCTTCCGGTGGTTGCTACGGGAGTTATATGCATAGCGCTTAGAAGCTACATAGGCTTGCAGGAGTACTTCACTTTCAACGCTGTGCTCAACTGGATGTACATAAGCGTGCTCTTCAACATGACGCTCTTTCTTGCGAGCGTGCTTGTGGGGATGACCACGGGCATTTCGGTGATGCATTGGGCTCTCACTTACATATACCTTTTACTTCCCGTGGGCCTTAGCGCGCTACTTGTATTCAACATAAAGCCGTTCATGCACGGCTTCAGCGAGGAGTACTATCTTACAGAGAAGGTAATGTACTTCTCTCCGCTTGCGAGGATGGCCGAGCTGGGCTCGAGGTTCACAATGAAGCCCGTGGAGATAGGGGCTTACGTTGCAGCGTCCACAGTCATGGCAGCGATAGCCGGGCTGCTGTACAGGGCGAGAAGCACGGAGTCGTATTCGAGGGCTGTGGCTTTCGATGTGTTCGAGCCGGTATTCAGGTATGGAGTTACATTCTGTTCAATGCTGCTTGGAGGATTCTTCTTCGGACAGACGGGAAACAGCATGGGCTGGATGATATTCGGCTACGTTGCGGGCTCTGTCATAGGATATCTAATAGTCCAGATGATGCTCAAAAGGTCGCTCGTAATAATGGATGCAAGAACTCTTGCCGGGTATGCAGGCTTTGCGGCTGCAGCGGTGCTGATATTTGGGGGAATGAAGCTGGATATCACGGGTTTTGAAAAAAGAATCCCTCAGGCCGGCGAAGTGGACCGTGTGTATTTCGGATACGGGATATACAACTACATCAATGGCTACGAGGAGGCGCCCTTCTATACAAGCGAGGACAACATAAAAAATGTAATAGCCATGCACAGGAAGATGGCGGGTGATAAGAAATATCTGGGCAGTTGGGGTTCGGGCACGGGTTATGCAAGTATAGGAATAGTCTACGAGCTTGAAGGCGGAAAGAGACTTGTAAGGAATTACAACGTAAAGCTTGACGAGTACAGCGAGTTTTTAAAGCCAGTATACGAGTCCGTGGAATATAAAAGGGCCAACTACAGGATACTCACAGTCGCTCCCGAATATGTGGACAAGATAACACTAAGGCCAACCCAGAAAAGCGGAAACGGGATTTCGATTGTGGACAATTCGGAGATAAAAGAGTTCATAGAGCTTGCAAACAAGGACATAAAAGAGGCGTCGTTCGAGGAACTCGAAAACACGAGGGGCTGCTCATCAAGCGTGAGCCTTCTGCTCTCGAACAACAAGAGCATAGACTTCATGTACAACAAGGGATTTGAAAACACAAGGCGCTGGCTCGAGCAGAAGGGATATCTCAGCAGGGCCGTGCTTGTGCCTGAGGATGTGAGCCACATAGTTGTGGAAAAGAGAACTCACGAGGACGCCTACAGCATAGAGGAAAATGAAATTAAGGACAACAAATCGATAAAGAGATTCGAAAGCAGAGACAAGCAGCAGATAGCAGTGTGCCTTGACAATCTCAGCGACAGCTATGAGCCCGGCCATCCTTATATTATAGGGATATACACAAGCGGCGGCGATTCGTTCTACGCAACCTTCGACGAGGAATCTGTGCCGGATTTTGTGGAGAGTTACTTCAAGTAG
- a CDS encoding flagellar protein FlaG: MKIDSSVVSSNTLSQRSEISYSEKMSSEKTDMVKQALGKEEQAAFPGERKLIEAIEKANPELAGHNTSIKFSVHEKTKQILIKIMDNETNEVVKEIPSEKILDMVADMMEKAGLFVDKRG; the protein is encoded by the coding sequence ATGAAAATTGATAGCTCTGTTGTAAGCTCGAATACCCTATCTCAAAGAAGTGAGATATCGTATTCCGAAAAGATGTCTTCTGAAAAAACTGACATGGTAAAGCAGGCTCTCGGCAAGGAGGAGCAGGCGGCATTTCCTGGGGAAAGAAAGCTCATAGAGGCAATAGAAAAAGCCAATCCCGAGCTTGCCGGCCATAACACAAGCATAAAATTTTCAGTGCATGAAAAGACAAAGCAGATACTCATAAAGATAATGGACAATGAAACCAACGAAGTAGTCAAAGAAATACCTTCAGAAAAGATACTCGACATGGTGGCGGATATGATGGAAAAGGCGGGTCTTTTCGTAGACAAGAGGGGCTAG
- the fliD gene encoding flagellar filament capping protein FliD gives MSTIRFGGIASGLDTESMVKELMKAERAKVDKLQQNKQTKTWVQEAYNDMNKSFANFILDSKKALGLTSTTSTGSTFTTSYSSLTWVKSASSSNESTFTATATTSAVSGTHNIEVKQLATGVNKASIKDIVARNVELGGALTDVTSTTELSELGIADGTLTFDGAAEAISYVSTDTIATLVGKINALKDADGNALGIKATFDETSNRLFLSTTAMGSNAQIKITDDGGGLFTGPASKFATDLDLNSELYVGQDAEINFDGAEGIKYSSNQFTINGITIDLKAAQPGVTNTIKVDTNIDGIIEKVKAFVDSYNTLVDSVNTKLGEKKYRDYQPLTDEQKEAMDEDTRKLWEEKAKSGLLRNDSTLQRTLQTIRSSLYEKVEGVSGAFSSMFEIGITTGSYTDKGKLEIDETKLREKIMQDPDGVMELLFKTSSSSDEETKKSETGIVNRIYDNMVEGMKDVIDKAGAGDNATLYRKVQSNIMIEFVVKGSKSLIDEDLLSIAKRIDTENDRLSNVEDRYWKRFTALEKAMQQMNSQSTWLSQQLGGGQ, from the coding sequence ATGTCGACAATAAGGTTCGGCGGAATTGCATCGGGACTAGACACAGAAAGCATGGTAAAGGAGCTCATGAAGGCCGAGAGGGCCAAGGTGGACAAACTCCAGCAAAACAAGCAGACAAAGACATGGGTTCAGGAAGCCTACAACGATATGAACAAGAGCTTCGCAAACTTCATACTGGATTCGAAAAAGGCGCTAGGACTTACAAGCACGACATCCACAGGATCAACATTCACAACGTCTTATAGCAGTTTAACATGGGTGAAAAGCGCATCGTCCTCAAATGAAAGCACATTCACTGCAACAGCCACCACTTCGGCAGTATCGGGCACGCACAACATTGAGGTAAAGCAGCTTGCAACGGGGGTAAACAAGGCAAGTATTAAGGATATTGTGGCAAGGAATGTGGAATTAGGGGGCGCTCTTACCGATGTCACTTCGACTACTGAGCTTTCGGAGCTTGGAATCGCAGACGGTACATTGACTTTTGATGGAGCAGCGGAGGCGATTTCATACGTATCCACAGACACAATTGCTACATTGGTTGGCAAAATTAATGCACTCAAGGACGCAGACGGCAACGCCTTGGGCATAAAGGCAACATTCGACGAGACATCAAACAGGCTCTTCCTGTCCACAACAGCAATGGGAAGCAACGCGCAGATAAAAATAACAGACGATGGTGGCGGACTTTTCACAGGCCCAGCTAGCAAGTTTGCTACGGATTTGGATTTAAATAGTGAATTGTATGTTGGTCAGGACGCCGAGATAAACTTTGACGGGGCAGAAGGAATAAAATACTCCTCAAACCAGTTCACAATCAACGGCATCACTATAGACCTCAAGGCGGCTCAGCCGGGAGTCACAAACACCATAAAGGTTGACACAAACATAGACGGTATAATAGAAAAGGTCAAAGCTTTCGTGGATTCATACAACACACTAGTAGACAGCGTGAACACAAAGCTCGGCGAGAAGAAATACAGGGATTACCAGCCTCTCACCGACGAGCAGAAGGAAGCAATGGACGAGGACACCAGAAAGCTCTGGGAGGAGAAGGCCAAGTCAGGTCTTCTAAGAAACGACTCGACCCTCCAAAGGACTCTCCAGACGATAAGATCAAGCCTCTACGAAAAAGTCGAAGGCGTATCGGGCGCATTCTCTTCAATGTTTGAGATAGGCATAACCACAGGCTCCTACACAGACAAGGGCAAGCTGGAGATAGACGAGACAAAGCTAAGGGAAAAGATAATGCAGGATCCTGACGGCGTGATGGAACTGCTATTCAAGACCTCAAGCTCGTCCGATGAGGAGACAAAGAAGAGCGAAACGGGGATAGTCAACAGGATATACGACAACATGGTAGAAGGCATGAAGGACGTAATAGACAAGGCGGGAGCGGGCGACAACGCCACTCTCTACAGGAAAGTCCAGTCCAACATAATGATAGAATTCGTAGTGAAGGGCTCAAAGAGCCTGATAGACGAAGACCTTCTAAGCATAGCCAAAAGAATAGACACAGAAAACGACAGACTCTCGAACGTCGAGGACAGATACTGGAAGCGCTTCACCGCACTCGAAAAGGCAATGCAGCAGATGAATTCACAAAGCACCTGGCTGTCACAGCAGCTAGGGGGCGGACAATAA
- the fliS gene encoding flagellar export chaperone FliS, with protein sequence MAMANPYAKYQEQSVFTATPEELTLMLYDGCIKFINRAAIGIEDKNIEMTNTNIIKAQNIVRELNITLNMDYEVSKGLRPLYDYMHTRLIDANIKKDKEALEEVKGLVTDMRDTWKEAMKLARMNSR encoded by the coding sequence ATGGCAATGGCAAATCCGTACGCTAAATATCAGGAACAGTCGGTTTTCACAGCGACTCCTGAAGAACTTACGCTTATGCTCTACGACGGCTGCATAAAATTCATAAACAGGGCAGCCATAGGCATAGAGGACAAGAACATAGAAATGACAAATACAAACATAATAAAGGCTCAGAACATAGTAAGAGAGCTCAACATAACGCTCAATATGGACTACGAGGTTTCAAAGGGCCTAAGGCCGCTTTACGACTATATGCATACAAGGCTAATAGACGCCAACATAAAGAAAGACAAGGAAGCCCTTGAAGAAGTGAAAGGCCTTGTAACAGACATGAGAGACACATGGAAAGAAGCAATGAAACTCGCAAGAATGAACTCGAGGTAA